The DNA region CTGCGTCTTCAGGCATCCGAAGTATCCCTGCTTACGGAAGGAGACATAAAAAGCCTCGTGGCAACTCCCCGCGTTTCGTCGTCCTCGCGTCCTGCACCCGGAAAACCTAAACGGAAGACGGTGAAAGACCGGAGTATGGACTTCCAGCTCTCCGCGGAGCAGAAGCAGATTCGCGACATGGTCGCGGAGTTCGTCGACGAGGAGATTCGGCCCGTCGCCGCCGACATCGACGAGAGCGACGAGTTCCCCGCCGACCTCGTCTCCGAGATGGCCGAACTCGGGTTGATGGGGATGCCGTTCCCCGAGGAGTACGGCGGTGCGGGTCTCGATTACCACTCCTACGCCATCGGCCTCGAAGAGATCTCGCGCGGCAGCGGCGGCCTGGGAACCGTCGTCGCCGCCCACACCAGCCTCGCGGGCAACATGGTGTACGCCTTCGGCGACGAGGACCAGAAGCAGGAGTACCTCACGCCGCTGAACACCGGCGAGGACATCGGCGCGTTCGCGCTCTCGGAGGCGGGCGCGGGCAGCGACGTCCCCTCGATGACGACGACGGCCGAAAAGGACGGCGACGAGTACGTCGTCGACGGCGGCAAACTGTGGATCTCGAACGGCTCGGTCGCCGACACGGTCACCCTCTTCGCGAAGACCGACCCCGACGCCGGAAACAAGGGTATTAGCTCCTTCATCGTCCGCCCCGAGGAGGACGACGGTTTCGTCGTCGAAGGCACCGAGCACAAACTCGGCGACAAGGGCTGTCCGACCGCCGAACTCCGCTTCGACGGGATGCGCATCCCCGAGGACCGCCTGCTCGGCGAGGAGGGCGACGGCTTCGTTCACGCGCTGAAGACGCTCAACGGCGGGCGCATCACCATCGCCGCGCGCTCCGTCGGCATCGCCCGCGCCGCACTGGACGACGCGCTCCAGTACTCGCAGGAGCGCGAGCAGTTCGACCAGCCCATCTCCGGCTTCCAGTCCATCCAGCACAAACTGGCCGACATGGACACGAAGGTGCAGGCCGCCAAGCTCCTCATGCACCGAGCGGCGGACAAGAAGATTCGCGGCGAGGACTTCATCAAGGAGGCCGCGCAGGCGAAACTGTACGCCAGCGAGATCAGCCGCGAGGTGGCAAACGAGGGAATCCAGATTCACGGCGGCTACGGCTACACGACGGATTTCGCCGTTGAGCGCTACTACCGGGACGCGAAACTCAACGAGATTTACGAGGGCACGAGCGAGATTCTGCGCAACACCATCGCCGCGCAGTTGCTCGACTGACGTTCGACGTCCGAGACACTCGTTTCTCCTTCTCTTACCGTCGTCCGTGACGCTACCTGTCGGTTGACTTTCTACCAATTAGCTGATAATATTTTTCGCAACCCGTTCTGAAACCACCCTGAAGAGCCCGACACCGACCCGTGCGACCGAACACGCGGCGAGGGGGACGTGGAGCCGACAATGGATGTAGAAACCAGACCAACTGACACCGGAGACGGCCGAGCGAGGACGCACAGCTACGCGGTCGACCGCGGACACGGCCGTGTCGATGACTTCGTCGTGCGCTACAACTGGGCTGGTCCGCCGTGAACGTCGTCGCAGACCGACTCGTCCTCCAGCTCGGGTTCAACGCCCAACTGCTGTTGACAGTTTTGATGGGGCTGTTCCTCGTCGGCGTCGCGCTCTGGTTGACGCGCGTCGGGAGTTGGCGACAGACGACGCCGCTCGGTGTCGGAAGCGGAGAGACTGCGGAGCGACGCGAACGCGTCCACGCGGAGAAGCCGGGCGGACTCCTCCGGTGGCTGACAACCGTCGACCACAAGGACATCGGTATCCTCTACGGCGTCTTCTCGACAGTAGCGCTGTTCTGGGCTGGGACAGCTATCATGCTGATGCGCGCGGAGCTGTTCACGCCCGAGACCGTGCTCCTCGAACCGGCGCTGTACAACGGGTTTTTGACGACGCACGGCATCACGATGCTGTTTCTGGTCGCGACGCCGGGTATCGCGGCCTTCGCGAACTACTTCATCCCGCTTCTCATCGAGGCCAACGACATGGCGTTCCCGCGCATCAACGCCATCGCCTTCTGGTTGTTGCCGCCCGCCGCGCTGCTCATCTGGAGCGGGGTGTTGCTCGTCCCCTTCGGATTCGACCCGGCGCAGACGGGGTGGACGCTGTACCCGCCGCTGTCGGTGACCGAGTCGGCAATCAGTATCAACCTCATCCTGCTCGGTCTGCACCTCTCGGGCGTCTCCACGACGATGGGGGCGATAAACTTCATCGTGACCATCATCGCCGAGCGCGGCGAGGGCGTGACGTGGGCGAACCTCGACATCATCTCGTGGACCGTCCTCACGCAGTCGGGGCTCATTCTCTTCGCCTTCCCGACGCTCGGGAGCGCGCTGCTCATGTTGCTCTTCGACCGGAACTTCGGCACGACGTTCTTCGCCGCGGGCGAGGGCGGCGGCCCCATCCTCTGGCAGCACCTGTTCTGGTTCTTCGGTCACCCCGAAGTGTACATCATCGTCCTGCCGCCGATGGGGATCATCAGCTACGTCCTCCCGCGCTTCGCGGGCCGGCGGCTGTTCGGCTTCAAGTTCGTCGTCTACTCGACGCTCGCCATCGGCGTGCTCTCGTTCGGCGTCTGGGCGCACCACATGTTCTCGACCGGGATGGACCCGCGTCTCCGCGCCTCGTTCATGTCCGTCTCGCTCGCTATCGCCATTCCGAGCGCCGTCAAGACGTTCAACTGGATGGCGACGATGTGGAACGGTAGTCTCCGACTGACGACGCCGATGCTGTTCTGTGTCGGGTTCGTCTCGAACTTCATCATCGGGGGCGTCACCGGCGTCTTTCTCGCCTCTATCCCCGTCGACCTCGTGCTGCACGACACCCACTACGTCGTCGGTCACTTCCACTACATCGTCGCGGGCGCGATTCTGTTCGCGCTCATGGCGCGAACGTACTACTGGTTCCCGCTCGTCACCGGGCGGATGTACCAACGCAAACTCGGCAAGTGGCACTTCTGGCTGTCGATGGTCGGCGTCAACGTGACGTTCCTGTCGCTCATTCTGCTCGGCTACGGCGGTATGCCGCGCCGCTACGCGACGTACCTGCCGCAGTTCGCCACGCTCAATCAGGTCGCGACGCTCGGCGCGTTCCTGCTCGGACTCGGTCAGGTCATCTGGCTCGTGAACATGATTCAGTCGCGGTACGAAGGACCCATCGTCGGCGACGACCCGTGGGACATCGAACCGCAGGGGCTCCTGTCGCGCGAGTGGGTCTGGCGACGCGAGCGACGCGGACCGATAACCGCCGACGGCGGCGACCCGGAAGGCAAGAATTCGACGCCTGTAGAGGGGACTGACATCGACCAACCGGAGGACTCGTAGACGAGTGACGAAAGACGACAGTTGCCTGAGACGGTGGTTACCAGAGCGGACGACCACGGAGTAAGGCACGCTCGACGAATAACGCCTCCGTCTCCTTCTCTCGGACGAGACACTCAGACCCGTCCGTCTGTTCGCTGCTGTGGAGTTTCTCATTATTTTCTGACAATTCTTTTCAGCGGTCGCAGCGGACCCTCAGTAAGGAAACCGACGGCCCGTCAGGCGGCCCCCCGCGCTCCGGACCACCGCGACAGTCCGTCGCTACCGGGAGCTCACCGATGCTACGAGACGATCACCCCCCGACGCCGACGCGTTCGACCCCACACACCGAGAGACGAACCGCGCGAGAGAGCGGCGACGTTCCCGCGGTGAGCGGCGGTGCGTCGGCGTGAGCCTCGAAGAGTCGGAGTCACAGGGGACGACGCCCGCCGTCGAACAGACGTCCGAGGAGGAACTCGCCGACCTGCTCGGCGACCTCGTCGTCGACCGCGACGATCACAAGAACGCCCCGGCGTTCGTCGTCCGCCCCGACACCGTCCGAGACGTCCTCTCGACACTAAAGGAGGAGGCCGGGTTCGACCACCTCTCCTGTCTCTCCGCGCAGGAGTACGACGACCGCTACGAGAGCATCTATCACCTGAAGAAGTACGCCGACCCGACCGACGAGGTGAGCGTCGTCGTGCCGACGCCGACGGAGCGGCCGGTGAGTCAGTCGGCCGAACCCGTGTTCCGGACCGCCGACTGGCACGAGCGAGAAGCGTACGACCTGGTGGGTATCGAGTACGAGGGCCACCCCGACCTCCGGCGCATCCTCCTCCCTGAGACGTGGCAAGGGCACCCCCTCTCGCTCGACTACGACCAGGACCGACCGCAGATCGTCACGCTCCGGGAGAACACGAATCCGCTTCAGGAGGACCGTCGAATCCCCGGCGAGGACGACCAGGACACCGACACGATGCTCCTGAACATCGGGCCGCACCACCCGGCGACCCACGGCGTGCTACACCTCAACTGCATCCTCGACGGCGAGCAGGTCGCCCACGTAGACCCCGACATCGGCTACCTCCATCGCTGCGAGGAGCAGATGTGCCAGCAGGGTACCTACCGCTACCAGATAATCCCGTACTCGGACCGCTGGGACTACACCGCGAACATCCCCAACGAGTGGGCCGTCGCGCGGGCTATCGAGGATCTGGCCGACCTCGACGTGCCCGAGTATGCGGACGTGCTCCGGACGATGTCGGTCGAACTCGGACGGATGCTCGGTCACTTCCTCGCCGTCGGCACGTTCGCGCTCGACGTGTACGGCGATTTTACTGCTATTTTCATGTACGCCGTCCGCGACCGCGAGAAGGTTCAGAACATCATGGAGGACCTGACGGGTCAGCGGATGATGTTCTACTACTTCCGCTTGGGTGGTGTGGTCTGGGACCTCCCCGAACCCCGCGAGGAGTTCTTCGAGAAAGTCAGAGATTTCCTCGAAGAGTTGCCGCCGACGCTCGAAGAGTACCACGACCTCATCACCGGCAACGAGATTCTGCAGTCGCGCACCGTCGGCACCGGCGTGTTGCCCCCCGAGGTCGCCAAGAGCTACGGCGTCACCGGTCCCGTCGCCCGCGCCTCGGGCATCGACTACGACCTGCGCCGCGACGACCCCTACGGCTACTACCCGGAACTCGACTGGAACGTCTGCGTCGAGGACGGCTGCGACAACTACTCGCGGTTGCTCGTCCGCCTCCGCGAGGTCGAGGAGTCGGCGAAGATCGTCGGTCAGTGCATCGACATCCTCGAAGACTGGCCCGAGGACGAGCGAGACATCCAGTCGAACGTGCCGCGGACGCTCCGCCCCGACGACGACACGGAGACGTACAAGGCAGTCGAAGCGGCCAAAGGCGAGATGGGTATCTACATCCGCGCCGACGGGACGGACTCGCCCGCGCGCTTCAAGATTCGGAGTCCGTGTTTCAACAACCTCCACTCGCTGCCGGAGATGTCGAACGGCGAGTACGTCCCCGACCTCATCGCGTCGCTCGGTAGTCTCGACATCGTGCTCGGGTCGGTGGACCGCTAACGAAGGAAACGGGACGTTCGACGCCGTTCAGTCGTCGGCGCGTGACATCACGCGGTCCAGCCCCTCGATGTCGAGCGACCCCGTGAGGGTGCGGTTCGGGAACGGGATGTTGATTCCCTCGGCGTCGAACCGCTGTTTCACGGCCGTCACGTACTCGCCGCGGGTCTTCACGAAGTCCGAGCGACTCGGTTGCGAAATCCAGATGCGCGACTTGAGGACGACCGCCGAGTCGCCGAGTTCCGTCAGGCGGACCGACGGCTCGGGGTCGGCGAGGATGTCGTCGCGCGTCTCGGCTTCTTCGAGGATGATAGTCGTCGCTTTCTCGATGTCGTCGCCGTAACCGATGCCGAACGGCACCTGCAGGCGGAGTTTCCCCTTCGCGACGGGGTTCTTGATGACGCCGTCGGTGAGGTGGGAGTTCGGCACCGTCAGCAGTTCGTTGTCGAACGTCCGGACGCGGGTGACGCGGAAGCTGATGTCCTCGACGATGCCGGAGTTACCCTCCCACTCGATCCAGTCGCCGATGCGGAACGGTTTGTCGGTGAAGATGAACACGCCCGCGACGAAGTTGGCGATGACGTCCTGCATCGCGAAACCGATAGCGAGCGTCGCCGCCGCACCGATGGTCGCCAGCGCGGTGAGAATGTTCCCGAACCCGGCGGCGGCGAAGGCGACGCCGACGGCGACGAAGACGATAACGACGCCGAGCAGTTTGCGGAGCGGCTTCTGGGCGTGCGCCTCCAGCCCTCGGTTGTCGAGCAGGCGACCGGCTACCGGCAGGACGAGGAGTCGTCCCGCGAGGTACACCGCGACGAAGACGACCAGAAACGTGACCGCCGAGTCGACGGTGTTGGCGTACGTGAGGGTGTCCTGTCCCAGATCGAACGCGTTGGTCAGAAACCGAGCGATGGGTCCCCGTGGGTCGACGCCGCCGGTCTGCGCCTGCAGCAGCAGTCCCATTAGTGGTACACCGCTGTGTTCCCGCGCGTCTCGACGAGTTCCGCGTTCACCGACTCGGCGAGTTCGCCGGCGAGTTCCTCGGTCGAGGTGCCGCCGCGGGCCGCGCGCAGGAACTTCACCTTCACCAGTTTTCGGTCCTCCAGTTGGTCGCGCAGTTCCTCGGTCACCGCTTCGATGCCGCTCTTGCCGACCCAGACGGTCACGTCGAGGTCGTGGGCCTGTTTGCGTAACTCGTTGTCTACCATCTGTCCCGTCGTAGCGACGCGGGAGGTTTGAAGCTTTAGTTACCGACCGGCGTCATCGACCAGTAGCGTCGGTTGACGAGAAACGCGGAGAGCGAACGCTCAGTCGCGGTACGGGTAGCGGTCGATGTGTCCGCAGTCGCAGCGAATCACGACGTGGCCCGGTTGCAGGCGGACGCGGGCGTTGACGCCCGGAACGAGGTAGACATCGCAGGCGTCACAGGAGAAGCGTTTGAACTCGCGGGGGAGGCCGCAGCGGTGCCGCTCGTCGAGACGGCGGGCGAGGCGGACGTACTCGCGGGAGCGGTCGAACTTGCGCTCCTTAGTCGCCTCGCGGGCGAGTTCGTGGAGTCGGGCGATGCGCTCCTCGGCGATTGTCGGCATCCGTGCTGTACTGGGTCGGGGTTTTCTGATAGGTGTTCCGAAGCGTTTGTGGAGTGGTGGAGTTGCGGGAGAATGGTCTACTTCGCTACTGTCAAGTTCTGGTTCGGAGATGAGCAGCGGGAACAGCCGTAGACACCTCGAAATCCCACCCACGGTTGGCGGACGAACCACCGTCGGGTGGGATTGAAAGGGGCGAGCCGCTGGACGAAGGCGGACGAAGCAAGCACGTGAGGGAGCGTCAGCGACCGAACGCGCGCAGCGAGTTCCCCCGAGTCCAGCGGCTCGGGGCTTTCGAGGTGTTCTCAAGTGCGAAGCAGGACGACGCTCTTCCCCTTCCCTTTCCCTGAACGATGAAAAGCCGCCACACTAAAAGTCGCCTCCTGTGAACAAACAGAGCAGTGCGCGTCCTCAACTACCTCGAACTCGCCTCGCAACTCCATCGAAGCGGTATCGGGACCTCGACGGACCACCAGCGGGCAGCTCTCGAAGAGACCGACGTGGAGGTGGTCACTTCGCCGTGGCGCGGCGGGTCGCCGACTCGCATCCCGTTGAGCGCGCTCCGCGGCCGCAACCCCGTCGTCGAGTTCGACGTCGCCCACTGCAACCTCATCGGGCCGGGGAGCCTCGCCGTCGCCCGCCACGCCAAGCACTACGGCAAGCCGCTCGTCCTCCACAGCCACGTCACGAGCGAGGACTTCGCCGAGAGTTTCCGGGGGTCGACCCTCGCCGCGAAACCCCTTCGACGATATCTCCGGTGGTTCTACTCGCAGGCGGACCTCGTGCTCTGTCCCAGCGAATATACGAAAGGTCTCCTCGAATCGTACCCCGTCGACGCGCCCATCCGACCGATATCGAACGGCGTCGACGTCGAATCGCTCGACGGGTTCGAGACGTTCCGCGAGGAGTACCGCGAGCGGTTCGGCCTCGACGGACTCGTCGTCTTCACCGTCGGCAACGTCTTCGAGCGCAAGGGGTTGACGACGTTCTGCGAGCTCGCCGAGGAGACGGAGTACGAGTTCGCGTGGTTCGGCCCGTACGACGAGGGACCGCAGGCGTCGAAGGCGGTGCGGTACTGGACCGAAAATCCCCCTGAAAACGTCACCTTCACCGGCTGGGTCGACGACAAGCGCGGCGCGTTCGGCGCGGGCGACATCTACCTCTTCCCGACGAAAAACGAGAATCAGGGCATCGCCGTCCTCGAAGCGATGGCCTGCGGGAAAGCGGTCGTCCTCCGCGACATACCGGTGTTCGAGGAGTTCTACACCCACGGCCACGACTGTCTGAAGTGTTCGACACGCGCGGAGTTCCGCCGCGCGCTCGACCTGTTGGCGCGCGACCCCGACCTCCGGGCGCGACTCGGCGAGAACGCGAGAGAGACGGCCGCCGAACACAGTCTGAAGCGCGTCGGCGAGGAACTCGTCGACGCCTACGAGGACGTGTTGGCCCGGCGAGTGTAGTCGTCGCCGGAGTCTCGGTATGAGAGCGAGAACGCCGACCGAGATCGAGAGTCACACGGCCGTGTTGAGTCGGTTGCTGTCTGGTAGAATCTGTGTGCTGAGTACAGAGGATCTATTCAGCATGGAACCGGGCCTCTTTCGGGGTGACCCTCGCTGAATTATCTGTAACGTACATATGCTACCCCAAGCTGGTTGCGGACTACGCGGGAGTACTCGGTACGCTGACCGAGACGGGGGTCCCATTGATCGAAGCGAGAGGGACGGACACGGAGTGGACGTTCGAAGGCCGTGGTGACGAACGAAGCGATATTGCCGAGTTCCAACGCTGTTGTCGTGAACGGGGCATTCCGATCACGCTCACGGCGCTCCACGCCCTGACGTCGGTCGAGACTGCGACCGAGGCGGCACTCACCGACGAGCAACTGGAAGCGTTGGTTCTCGCGTACGAACGCGGGTACTTCAACTCGCCACGCGAGGTGAAAATGAAAGAACTCTGCAGTAAACTCGGCATCTCCCAGCAGGCAGTTGCCTCTTGGCTCCGGCGAGGGACGCGTAGAATCCTCGGCAATACCCTGACTGCGCTGGAGGCCTGAACCCGGGGCTATATAAGATGGCTGTATATACAAAAGTAATTCTCACTTGGCGCAGTCCCTTGAGAGTTGAGTATACCGGTGTTCCCGAAAATCAACTCTCTGAACATGAACCAAGGAAAAGACGCTCTCCTGTCCGCACTCGCCAATCATCGCTGTCGCTCCGTCATCACATACTTCAGAAACGCGTCCGAAGACCACGTCACAGTTGGTGACGTTGCGGCTGCGCTCGCCCGACGTGACCACACAGACGAGACGCAGATTGCGACTCGACTCCACCACGTTGCACTCCCCAAACTAGACACCGTTGGACTCGTCGACTACGACGCGCGAACCAAAACGGTCCGGTATCACGGTGATTCGCAACTTGAACACGTAGAGGAGTCGCTCTCCGAGTTCGATTCCGGAATGTCGCCGAGGAGCGAGTAGCACGTGAAACAAGACAGGCCCGAACAAACAACCACGGTGCGGGAATCGTACACCCCCCATCAAGACCGCTCGTTAACCGAAGCGGTGCTCGATGCCATCGAGGAGTGTAAGGGTGAAGACCTCCTGCGGACGGATTTCGTCCTCTACGAGGATATTAATCCCGACGCCCTCGAATCTCTCTTTCGCCACGACGCACAGCCGCGAACGACCGTGACGTTCGATACCGATGGTGTCAAGGTCGAACTCTGGGGAGATGACGGAGTGAAGATACGCGTCACGGACCGATCAGACGAGTGATCGGCCGAGACTGGAGCAGAACACGCTCTGGATACTAGTATTGGGAAGACGACTACTGGCGTGATGCGTTCTTAACCTAAACCAATCGGTCCAACCATGTTTTCCCGCTTAGTTACGCTGCTGAGTACGCGCCTTCCATTCAGCACGACCGCCGCAACCGATCTCTATTTGAGGGTTTCCGACAGGGACGGTTCGAGGCGGAAGCTCACAGCTCGAGCCGTAGCCGAGATGGCAACGACTTAACCCCGAGTCTTCGAATCCCGTGACAATGCACTCGGTCGTCGCGTTCACCGACACCTACCTGCCCACGGTCAACGGCGTCACCTACACCGTCGAGTCGTGGCGGGACCGCTGGCGGGCCCGCGGCGGGCGGATGGACGTGGTCTACCCCAATGCCGGCGGCTACGAGCCGAGAGACGGTGAGTATCCCATCCGGAGCCTCCCGTTTCCGTTCTACGAGGGGTTTCGGTTCGGCCTCCCGCGCATCCCCCGTGCGGTGCGGAACGTCGACATCGTCCACGCGCATACGCCGTTCGCGCTCGGGCTCGGCGGTCTCCGTCTCGCGCGCCGAGAGGAGGTGCCGTTCGTCGCCTCATACCACACGCCGAGCAGCGAGTACGCCTCGTATCTCACCTCGCGAGACCGTCTCGAAGACGGCATCGAACGCCTCTCGGAGTCGTACGAGCGGTGGTTTCTCGGCCAGACGGCGGCCGTCGTCGTCCCGAGCGAGGCGACCAAACGCGACCTGCGGAGCCGGGTCGGCGACGACGTGGCGTTTCGCGTCATTCCCAACGGCGTCGACATCGATCGGTTCCGCCCCGTCGACGCGACGGCGTTCCGCGAGCGCCACGATCTCACGGATGCGGACACGCTCGTCGGATACACGGGCCGGCACGGCTACGAGAAGTGTCTCGGCGACATCGTCGACGCCGTCGCCGGACTCGACGCGACCGTCGTCTTCGGCGGCGACGGCCCCGCGCGCGATCACATCGAAGCCAGAGCCCGAACGCGCGGCGTCGACGCCCGATTTCTGGGCTTTCTCGACCGCGACGAACTCCCGGCGTTCTACAGTTCGCTCGACGCGTTCCTCTTTCCGAGTCCGGTCGAGACGCAGGGGCTCGTGGCGCTCGAAGCCAACGCCTGCGGGACGCCGGTCGTCGGCGTCGACTGCGGCGCGCTCTCGGATACGATCGAGGAGGGCGTCACCGGGTACCACTACGACCTCGGCGACATCGAGGGCTTCCGGACGGCCATCGGGCGGACGCTCGACGAGGTGGAGACGCTCGAACGTCGCTGTACCGACCGGCGCGAGGCGATGAGTGTCGAACACGCCGTCGACCGTCTCGCCGAGGTGTACGATGCCGTTACTGGGACCGGATGACGGCGAACTTCCTGGACGGTTTTCGGCGGTTGGTGGGAGAGCGTTAAGCGCCTCACTCACCTACCGTTGGTATGCGGAAGCACACAACAAATCGTCGCGGCGTCGCACCCGATACCACGGTCGAGGTGCGTCGATGAGCCGCGTCGCACTCGTCACGGGCGCGAGTCGCGGACTTGGGTCGGTTCTCGCCTCGTTTCTCGCTGCCGACGGCTACGACCTCGTGTTGACCGCGCGTGACCCCGACCCGCTGAACGTCGTCGCCACGTCGCTGGCGGATCTCGACGTGGACGTGACGCCGCTCCCGGGCGACGTCGTCGACGCCGACCACCGCCGGAGCCTTCGGGAAGCGGCCGAGGATCTCGGTGGTCTCTCGCTTCTCGTCAACAACGCCTCCGCGCTTGGACCGTCGCCGCTTCCGCCGCTCGCGGAGCTCTCGACCGCCGAGTTCGAGCGCGTGCTCTCGGTCAACACCGTCGCGCCGCTGGCGCTGATTCGGGAGACACTCCCGCTGCTTCGCGAGTCCGGGGGGCTGGTCGTCAACGTGTCGAGCGACGCAGCCGTCGGCGGCTACCCGCGGTGGGGCGGCTACGGCGCGAGCAAGGCGGCGCTCGACCTCCTGACGAAGACGCTCGCGGCCGAGGAACCGGACGTAGGATTCGTCAGCGTCGACCCCGGCGACATGCGGACGGCGATGCACCGACGGGCGTTCCCCGACGAAGACATCTCCGACAGACCGCTCCCGGAGGTGACCCTACCCTTCTGGGCGTGGCTGTTCGGCCGCGACCCGCAGTCGGTGAGCGGGCGGCGGTTCGAGGCACAGTCGGAACTCTGGGAGTCGGCGTGAAGCTCTCGGAGTTCCGGTTCGAACGCCCCGAGGTGTTGCAGGCGGCCGAACCGCCGGAGGAACGCGGGCTGGACCGCGACGACGTCCGGTTGCTCGTGAGTCGCCGCGGAGCGCACCGCCACACGCGCTTTTCGAATCTCGCGGAGTATCTCGACCCCGGCGACGTGCTCGTGGTCAACCAGAGCGCGACGCTCCCGGCGAGTCTCCCGGCGACGTGGACCGACGGCGAATTTCTCCTGAACTGCTGTACGGAGTACGGCGACGGCGTGTGGCTGGTCGAACCGCGGTGGGGACCGGGCGACCCCGGCCCCCTTCCGCTCTCGACCGGCGATGAGTTCGTCGCTGGGGGCGAAACCGGGCACGTAATCGGCGAGTTTCCCGGTATCGACCGCCTTCTGTTCGTCCGGTTCGAAGGCGACGCCGGAGTGGCGATGGCGCGCGCGGGCGAGCCGATTCGATACGGTTACCTGGAGGGCGAGTATCCGCTCTCGGCGTACCAGACGACGTTCGCGACGACGCCCGGCAGCGCGGAGATGCCCTCGGCGGCCCGCCCGTTCACCGAGCGGGTCGTCGAGATGCTGCGCCGCCGCGGCGTCGGTATCGCCACGCTCACGCTCCACACCGGCGTGTCGAGTCTCGAAGTCGAGTGCGACCAACTGGAGTGCGGTTGTCGCGACGTCTGGAACCCGCTGTATCCCGAACCGTTCGTCGTTCCCGCAGCGACGGCGCGGGCGGTGACCGCCGCGCGCGAGCGAGGCAGTCGCGTCGTCGCCGTCGGCACGACCGTCGTGAGAGCGCTCGAAACGGCGTGGGACGGCACGCGCGTCGCACCGACGGAGGGGTTCACCCGGACGTTCGTCACACCCGAGCGCGGCGTCGCCACCGTCGATGCGCTACTCACCGGACTTCACGACCCGGAGACGACGCATCTCGCGATGCTGTACGCGGTCGCGGGCAGAGAGCGCGTGCTCGACGCCTACGAGTCGGCCGTCGACGAACGGTATCTCTGGCACGAGTTCGGCGACTCGCACCTGCTGTTCGCCGAGTGAACGCGAAGAAAACGAGATCGGGCGACGTCGTCAGTTGTCTTCGAGCGCGTCGGCGATGCGCTGGAGCTGTCGGGTCTGGTCGCGGACCTCGTCGCGGAGCTGTCGGACCTCTCGGACGAGTGCCTCGTTGTCGCTTTTCTCCTCGCCGCGACTGCCCGGGCCGCCGCCCATGCCGCCGGGGCCGCCCGGACCGCCGCCCATCATGCCGCTCATCATCTGCGCGAACGGGTTACCGCCGCCACCGCCCATGCCGCCAGGGCCGCCGCCGCCCATACCGCCAGGTCCGCCACCGCCCATCATCTCGGCCATCGGGTCCTCACCCTCTTCTCCGCGCTCCTCTCGCTCCTTCGCGCGCCGCTCTCGAATCTCCTCGACGCGCTCGCGGAACGATTTCTCCTCCTCCTCGCCGTCGCCGGAGTCGGCGTCGACGTTCTCCTCGGCTTCGACGTTCACGTCCTCGGACTCCGTCGGCTCGTCGGATTCGTCTTCTGGCATGGGTCGCCGTTCGTGCGCCACGCCGAAAAGCGTTGGCACTCGGACGACGGAGTGGTGGCGTCTGGCGATTTCGTGCTGTCGCGTCAGGACTACTCGACGGAAAACGTGGCGACGCACTCGACTCTCGTTCGAGGCGCCGCGTCGGCGTCGACTTCCGTCGCAGTGCCGTTCGACGGTCCGCCACGGTCGAACGGTGACGG from Haloprofundus halobius includes:
- a CDS encoding acyl-CoA dehydrogenase; this encodes MDFQLSAEQKQIRDMVAEFVDEEIRPVAADIDESDEFPADLVSEMAELGLMGMPFPEEYGGAGLDYHSYAIGLEEISRGSGGLGTVVAAHTSLAGNMVYAFGDEDQKQEYLTPLNTGEDIGAFALSEAGAGSDVPSMTTTAEKDGDEYVVDGGKLWISNGSVADTVTLFAKTDPDAGNKGISSFIVRPEEDDGFVVEGTEHKLGDKGCPTAELRFDGMRIPEDRLLGEEGDGFVHALKTLNGGRITIAARSVGIARAALDDALQYSQEREQFDQPISGFQSIQHKLADMDTKVQAAKLLMHRAADKKIRGEDFIKEAAQAKLYASEISREVANEGIQIHGGYGYTTDFAVERYYRDAKLNEIYEGTSEILRNTIAAQLLD
- a CDS encoding cbb3-type cytochrome c oxidase subunit I; this encodes MGLFLVGVALWLTRVGSWRQTTPLGVGSGETAERRERVHAEKPGGLLRWLTTVDHKDIGILYGVFSTVALFWAGTAIMLMRAELFTPETVLLEPALYNGFLTTHGITMLFLVATPGIAAFANYFIPLLIEANDMAFPRINAIAFWLLPPAALLIWSGVLLVPFGFDPAQTGWTLYPPLSVTESAISINLILLGLHLSGVSTTMGAINFIVTIIAERGEGVTWANLDIISWTVLTQSGLILFAFPTLGSALLMLLFDRNFGTTFFAAGEGGGPILWQHLFWFFGHPEVYIIVLPPMGIISYVLPRFAGRRLFGFKFVVYSTLAIGVLSFGVWAHHMFSTGMDPRLRASFMSVSLAIAIPSAVKTFNWMATMWNGSLRLTTPMLFCVGFVSNFIIGGVTGVFLASIPVDLVLHDTHYVVGHFHYIVAGAILFALMARTYYWFPLVTGRMYQRKLGKWHFWLSMVGVNVTFLSLILLGYGGMPRRYATYLPQFATLNQVATLGAFLLGLGQVIWLVNMIQSRYEGPIVGDDPWDIEPQGLLSREWVWRRERRGPITADGGDPEGKNSTPVEGTDIDQPEDS
- a CDS encoding NADH-quinone oxidoreductase subunit D; the encoded protein is MSLEESESQGTTPAVEQTSEEELADLLGDLVVDRDDHKNAPAFVVRPDTVRDVLSTLKEEAGFDHLSCLSAQEYDDRYESIYHLKKYADPTDEVSVVVPTPTERPVSQSAEPVFRTADWHEREAYDLVGIEYEGHPDLRRILLPETWQGHPLSLDYDQDRPQIVTLRENTNPLQEDRRIPGEDDQDTDTMLLNIGPHHPATHGVLHLNCILDGEQVAHVDPDIGYLHRCEEQMCQQGTYRYQIIPYSDRWDYTANIPNEWAVARAIEDLADLDVPEYADVLRTMSVELGRMLGHFLAVGTFALDVYGDFTAIFMYAVRDREKVQNIMEDLTGQRMMFYYFRLGGVVWDLPEPREEFFEKVRDFLEELPPTLEEYHDLITGNEILQSRTVGTGVLPPEVAKSYGVTGPVARASGIDYDLRRDDPYGYYPELDWNVCVEDGCDNYSRLLVRLREVEESAKIVGQCIDILEDWPEDERDIQSNVPRTLRPDDDTETYKAVEAAKGEMGIYIRADGTDSPARFKIRSPCFNNLHSLPEMSNGEYVPDLIASLGSLDIVLGSVDR
- a CDS encoding mechanosensitive ion channel family protein — encoded protein: MGLLLQAQTGGVDPRGPIARFLTNAFDLGQDTLTYANTVDSAVTFLVVFVAVYLAGRLLVLPVAGRLLDNRGLEAHAQKPLRKLLGVVIVFVAVGVAFAAAGFGNILTALATIGAAATLAIGFAMQDVIANFVAGVFIFTDKPFRIGDWIEWEGNSGIVEDISFRVTRVRTFDNELLTVPNSHLTDGVIKNPVAKGKLRLQVPFGIGYGDDIEKATTIILEEAETRDDILADPEPSVRLTELGDSAVVLKSRIWISQPSRSDFVKTRGEYVTAVKQRFDAEGINIPFPNRTLTGSLDIEGLDRVMSRADD
- a CDS encoding YhbY family RNA-binding protein, with amino-acid sequence MVDNELRKQAHDLDVTVWVGKSGIEAVTEELRDQLEDRKLVKVKFLRAARGGTSTEELAGELAESVNAELVETRGNTAVYH
- a CDS encoding ribonuclease P protein component 4, giving the protein MPTIAEERIARLHELAREATKERKFDRSREYVRLARRLDERHRCGLPREFKRFSCDACDVYLVPGVNARVRLQPGHVVIRCDCGHIDRYPYRD